AATTAGTATAACAGAAAACCCTGACTGTACCTTATAGCTTTTCGTTCatcattattttgtatttaatctGCGGTTATCAATAATTAATATGTTTGCCATTTTTAGTTGATTAAAAGGTttacaaatactttaaacagCAAGTCTTCACTACAGTTCTAATCTTCAGACAAAAACTTTTTGACTAAATTAACAAATCTGCAAAAATGTcatgataaataaaaactaccaACCTATGTTATTTCAACCACCTCCTATTATTATGatgtttattcattaaaacttTCAGGAGGAAGAAGAGAAAAAACGACAAAAAGAAAGAAGGTTAAACGAGGTGAATAAACGTCGTAGTTTGGAAGGTTTACAAAAAGATGCACTTCAGCGTCAAAAAGAATTTGAACAAAAGGTAAATGTTAGTTTGTTGGCATTTTGTATACGTGCTACGTGCATTGTGTAAACCATACATATTATTGGTTATTGGTTAAAAGGTTATGTTTTATGGTAAACGCAGTGCAAACAATCCAGGGTTAGCGGGTAGGCTTGGTTCGGCACTTATGATGCATTAGATCAGCGGTTCCCAAAGTATGGGTCCCGACtagggctgtggattttcgcctttttttgttaaccgttaaccgttcagttttaaccggttaaccggttaaccgatacaagATTAGCTGTTGCTTAAAACAGCGTAGTGAGATACGCTGTGTGTCATAAATGGGGACTTTTAAAGCGTGGCGGCAATTTGTCCTTGATTGGCATCAAGCGCGTGGCTGACCGGATTTATATTGCAACACATGTGCGCACACGAGGCAACCTAAACAAATTCTTATCATTTAAGGTTTTGACGTGATGCATGTTACCATGGTTATTTAAAGATATTGCACCATCTTTAGAATACATTCCTCTATaaatacgtcataataacttttatacGATCATAAACACCAGTCTATAACAAACCCACACATTTTTTTGCTGCGTGTCAGTTATTAAATTGTATGCAACAATATGCCGGTTTCGAATGTTTGGCAGTGGTTTAGCAAGAGCGAATCAGATGTTTCGTGTAAGTTGTGCAGCAAAGGATTTAGTTTACGTTGTTCTACCACAACATTAAAGTATCACCTACAATCTAGCCATAAGGACAAGTTAGCAGGTGCAAGTGGACCCTCTAGTTCTGGATCGTCCGAATCTGATGTTTTAGTTCAGTCAGATATTCGTCAGTATCAAGTGCGACCAAAACTATCAGACGATGAATCGCGGCGTATTGATGTGTTGGTGTCGTCATTTATGTGGAGAGACATGCGTCCATTTCATATTGTGGAAGGGCAAGGATTTAGAGATCTTGTTCATGGCCTCAATcatcaatataaaataaaacacagatcGACATATCAGGCAATCACTGAACGTACATACAAGAGTGCTAAATCTTTTTTACTAGACGTTTTGCAGCATGCCAACTATATGGGAATAACAACGGATATGTGGACTTCAATTCGCAACGACAGTTACATCACAGTAACCGTTCATTGGATTACTGATGATTGGAAAATGCAACACGGCGTTCTTACTACAGAGTGCATGACGGAGGCAAATACCGCTGAAAACCTTTCTCTAAGGTTAACCGATGTATTGGCGGAATATAGAATTACATCTAACAAAATAAGCGCAACTGTAACTGACAATggcagaaatataaaaaaggctGTAGATCTATTGGATGACTGGACCCAATTGTCGTGTTTTGCACACACCCTACAACTTTGCGTTAAAGCGGGTCTCGATATTCCTGCAGTATCAAGAATGCGAGCTGGAGCACGGCGACTTGTTAACCACTTTAAACATTCATCAAAAGCAACTGCAGCACTACGTGAAAAGCAGTTCTCACTGCGACCAGGCGAAACTGTTCTGGACTTAATTACAGAGTGTCCAGCTCGTTGGAACAGCACATTCGACATGTTCGACCGCCTGCTTTTGCTTCAATGGTGCATTAGAGCTGTATTAACCGActtcaaaataacaaaacccTCAGTTGCTTCATCT
The Ciona intestinalis unplaced genomic scaffold, KH HT000033.2, whole genome shotgun sequence genome window above contains:
- the LOC113474912 gene encoding zinc finger BED domain-containing protein 1-like; amino-acid sequence: EEEEKKRQKERRLNEVNKRRSLEGLQKDALQRQKEFEQKWFSKSESDVSCKLCSKGFSLRCSTTTLKYHLQSSHKDKLAGASGPSSSGSSESDVLVQSDIRQYQVRPKLSDDESRRIDVLVSSFMWRDMRPFHIVEGQGFRDLVHGLNHQYKIKHRSTYQAITERTYKSAKSFLLDVLQHANYMGITTDMWTSIRNDSYITVTVHWITDDWKMQHGVLTTECMTEANTAENLSLRLTDVLAEYRITSNKISATVTDNGRNIKKAVDLLDDWTQLSCFAHTLQLCVKAGLDIPAVSRMRAGARRLVNHFKHSSKATAALREKQFSLRPGETVLDLITECPARWNSTFDMFDRLLLLQWCIRAVLTDFKITKPSVASSLQMSSTQWDLCQSLVHVLKPLKIATTMMSASKYPSIPWIYPVLFTLQKKLESCDIDSGATAHCKTAIREQIDKRFFASNWHRNLPVLASVLDPRYKFLKFIDNDATRQEVYDHLKGQITEFAAKYSDFEQHLQSESTNEAHTFDPFEELCGKDTKKQTVVAPEDEIKAYLREPAQPSDSDPLQWWKLNAARLPTMSLMARFYFCSWLRKRKNSSPEVLTIEIDNAIAVRGVLDQSHSVAYREATINERGRAFRP